The Geomonas agri genome contains the following window.
CTGGAGGTCACCGTGCATCAGCACCACGAGCGGCGCTCGGGCCTCGTCCTCCATGATCAGGGTCTTGATGACGCTATGCTCGTCAACGCCCAACTCGCGTGCGGAGACGGCGGTACCGCCCTTTTCCTCGTATTGGTAGGGATGCTCGCCGAAGGTGACCCCCGCTTGCCGCAGTACCCGGATGGCAGCCGTGACCGGCGATTTCACCTTGGCCATTGCAGTTCTCCTTGAACACATTTGATTTCGCTAGTAAAAAAGTCACTTGCCAGGCACGGACATACCGGCTATAGATTAATAGCACGTCTTCAGCAGCTTAACAACCGTGTAACTAGGGTAACTTGTTATGGGAAATGAGAACCAACGACCGGCCAAAGTTCTGGTGATGGACGATGACGAGATGGTCCGGTTTGTAGCCGGCGAAACCTTGAAGCGCTACGGCTTCGAGGTCGAGTTCGCCAATGACGGCGCGCAGGCCGTCGACATCTACCGCGAGCGCCACGAAGCGGGCAACGGCTTCGCCGCCGTGATCCTGGACCTGAACATCCCGGGAGGCATGGGAGGGCAGGAAGCAATGAAGCGCCTGCTCGAGATAGATCCCGCCGCCAAGGGATACGTGTCCAGCGGCCGCACCGACGATCCCGTCATGATGAACTACGAGAGCTTCGGCTTCAGCGGCACCATCGAGAAGCCGTACTTCTACCTGAACAAGCAACTCATGGAAGATTTCAGCAAGACCCTGCGCGGCACCGAGTAAGCATGACCGGATTGGAAAACTATTGGGCCCTCCTGGCACGCGTCGACGAAATCTGCCGGCGCACATCGGAAGCATTCAGCACGCACATCACCTGCCATGCCGGCTGCGATGCCTGCTGCCGCCACCTCTCTATCTTCTCCGTGGAAGCCGCTGCGCTCAGAAACGCACTCAAGGAGCTCCCGCCCGAGCAGGCCGAACTGGTCCGCTCCAAGGCCCGGGAGGCGCGCGAAGACTCTCCTTGTCCGCTGCTCCACGACGGCCTGTGCCTGCTCTACCAGGCCCGCCCCATCATCTGCCGCACCCACGGGCTGCCGCTTCTGCTGTTGCGCGAGGGGGAAAAGACAGTCGACTTCTGCCCGGAGAATTTCCAGGGGCTCCCGAGCATCCCCGGCAGCGCCGTCCTCGACCTGGAGCGGCTGAACATGATGCTGGCCACCATCAACGCACTGTACCTGCAGTCCTTCCCGGGGCCCGAGCGGCTCACAATTGCCCAGGCGCTTCTCGCCGATTGACTTTTCCATCGACTTCAGGATATATGGCCCGATGCGAAAAATTAGCGTCGCCGCCGTCGCACGTAAAGCGGACGATGGCGCGGTGGATTTGGGCGCATATACTTTACTGCTGGAAAAGGAGAGGCAACACGATGAAGGTAAGCTACAACACATCCGGGAGCTGCGCCTCCCGCATCGAGATAGAAATCGAGGACGGCGTCATCGTCGCCACCAAGTTCGTGGACGGCTGTGCCGGCAACACCCAGGCTGTGGCAGCCCTGGTACGCGGCATGGAGGTCAGCGAAGCGATCAGGCGCCTGAAGGGAATCGCCTGCCAGGGTGACACCTCCTGCCCGGACCAGCTGGCCAGGGCCCTGGAGCAGTCACAATGCAGCACCAGACCTTCCTAGACGGAGGCATTATGGAAATCTTCGGTGGCTTCATGATGATGATGAGCATCATCGGCTTCTTCCTGGTCGTGATCTGGTTCATCCTTCCCTTCGTGATCTTCAACATCAAGGGGCGGGTGGACCGTTCCGCGGCAATGCTCGAGGAGATGGACCAGCGCTTGAAACATATCGAGCGCCTCCTGCAGGAACGAGACGTCGAGGAGCCTCGCCCGCTCGACCCGCCGCTGTAGCCAACCGACTGCCCCTTTGGTCTCCACATCAAGCCCTCCCTCCGCCCGCGGCGGGGAGGGTTTCCCCCTCCCTCCCCCACCTTAAAAGGCTGTCATATCCCTTGCCAACCCCAGCTTTTTTCATTATCATGTGCCGCTGTGTGTCCGCCGGCAGACTAGAGAAGGTTAATCTGGCGCAGTCGACGGCAAGGAGAGTTCATGGGTTTACTGGAAGGCAAAAAAGCACTTATTTTCGGAGTAGCTAACGATAAAAGCATCGCCTGGGCTACCGCTGAGGCGTTTCACCGCGAAGGGGCTGATGTCGCCCTTGCCTATGCGGGCGAGGCGGTCGCCAAGAGGGTGATGCCGCTGGCGGAAAGCATCGACTGCAAGCTGGTGCTCCCCTGTGATGTGAGAAGTGACGAGGAGATCGCGCGCCTGTTCGCGGACGTGCGCGAGGCGTGGGGAGGACTGGACATCCTGGTGCACTCGGTCGCCTTCGCCAACAAGGAGGAACTGAAGGGCTCCTTCCTGAACACCACCCGCGAGGGGTTCGCGACCGCGCTCGACATCAGCGCCTATTCGCTGATCGCCATGGCACGGGAGGCCGCGCCGCTCATGCAGGGGCGCGACGGCAGCGTGATCGCGATGACCTACTACGGCGCCCAGAAGGTGTTCCCGAGCTACAACGTCATGGGTGTCGCCAAGGCGGCGCTGGAGGCGAGCGTACGCTACCTGGCCGAGGCGATGGGGCCGGAAGGAACCCGGGTCAACGCCATCTCCGCGGGCCCGCTGAGGACGCTGGCTTCCGCCGGCATCGGCGGCTTCGGCCAAATCGCCGGGCACGTCGCTGAAAAAGCGCCGCTTCGGCGCAACATCTCGCAGGAGGAGGTCGGCAACGCCGCCCTCTACCTCGCCAGCCCGCTCGCCAGCGGCGTGACCGGCGAGATCCACTTCGTGGACTGCGGCTACAACACCATCGGACTGTAGCGGAGGCGCGCCATCAAAGGACTGCACGGTAACCTGACAGGGCTGAAATCAAGCCAGGTGAACAGGCTGGAGAGGCTGTATCGCCGCCGGGTCAAACCCACGGAGGTCATTTCGCTGGAACTTGCCCGGGAGCTCGCCGACATCTCGCTGGAGATCCGGCGCCAGATCGGCATCCTGGTGAGCCGGATCGGCGAGATCGCCTACGTGGTGGTGGGGGACGAGCGCGGCATCATGATCCCCGCCCTCGAAGATTACCCGCTGGGCAAGCGGCTTTTGCGCGGCGTGCGCCTGGTGCACACCCACCTGAAAGGCGAGGTGCTCTCCGACGACGACCTGACCGACCTGTCGCTGTTGCGCCTGGACCTGATCGCCGCCCTGCAGCTCACCCAGAACCCGGACCGCTTCTCGATCCAGACTGCCGCGTTGGTCCCCCCCGACGGCGGCCACCTTCCCTACCAGGTAGAGCCCTCGGTTCCCTTCCAGAAGTACGACCTCGAGTTCAAGGGATTCGTGGAAACCCTGGAACAGACCATGGAGCGCGGCCTCAAGGAAGGCAAGATCGTCGCCAGCAGCCAGGAGCGCGGCATCCTGATCTCCGTCACCCAGCGTCCCATGGAGGAGGCGGTCGATTCCATCGAGGAGCTGAAGGAGTTGGCCCGCACCGCCGGCGTCGGCGTCCTCGATACCGTTATCCAGCGCCCCAAGGAGTTCAACCCGCGCTACCTGCTGGGCGAGGGGAAGATCCGCGAGGTGGTGATCAAGGCGCTGCAGTACGGCGCCACCATGCTGGTCTTCGACCAGGAGCTCTCGCCGGCCCAGGTCCGCTCCATATCCGAGCTGACCGAACTGAAGGTTATCGACCGCAGCCAATTGATCCTGGACATCTTCGCGCGGCGCGCCACCACCCTGGATGGCAAGGTGCAGGTGGAACTGGCCCAGCTAAAGTACCTGATGCCCAGGCTCTCCGGGCGCGGCGTGCAGATGTCGCGGCTCATGGGCGGTATCGGCGGGCGCGGTCCCGGCGAGACCAAGCTCGAGATCGACCGGCGCCGTATCAGGGACCGCATCGCGCACCTGGAAAGAGAACTGAAGGAGCTCTCCAACGGCCGCTACCAACGCCGACAGAAGCGCGTCAAGGCGGGCATCCCCATCATCTCCATCGTCGGGTACACCAACGCCGGCAAGTCCACCCTCTTGAACACCATGACCAAGAGCGAGGTGTTCACCGAGGACCTCCTCTTCGCCACGCTGGACACTTCTTCCCGGCGGCTGCGCTTCCCCTTGGACCGCGAGGTGATCATCACCGACACCGTCGGTTTCATCAGGAGCCTCCCCAAGTCACTGCTGGGCGCCTTCAAGGCAACCCTGGAGGAGTTGAAAGACGCCGACCTGCTGTTGCACCTGGTCGACTGCGGCCACCCGCGCCTGGAGGAGCACATCAACCAGGTGAACGACATCCTGGCCGAACTGGAACTATCCCAGAAGCCGACCCTCCTGGTGTTCAACAAGATGGACCTGCTTCCGGACCTGAAGAAGAGCGATCCCCTTGCCTTCATGAAGGTGCGGCAGCTGACCCGCAAGTACGGCGCCATCACCATCAGCGCCTCCGATCGCAAGACCCTCGAACCGCTCATGAAAGAGTTGCAGCACCGTTTCTGGCACGACGTCGAGGATTACCGGGCCCCGGGGGAGAACCACGACGAGTTCGAGGAGTAGTTCGGCTCTCTCCTTCCCGTAGTAGAGGAATCGATCTTTACATGGACCAGCAAGCCATCATCTACGCCCTCGACCTCCTGGGCACCGTCGCCTTCGCCGCCTCGGGAGCGCTCGCCGGCGTACGCCGCGGCATGGACCTCTTGGGCATCATCGTGCTCGGCATCGTCACCGCAACCGGCGGAGGCGTCATCCGCGACGTCCTCTTGAACGACACTCCCCCCTTCTGTTTCAAAAACGAGCTCTACCTCTACCTCGCCGTGGCCGCCTCGGTAGTGGTCTTTCTCACCCCGCGCAGTTTCGAGCGGATGAACCGCGCCATGCTCCTCCTGGACGCCCTGGGATTGGGGACTTTCCTGGTGATCGGGACCTCCAAGGCGCTCCAGTTCAACCTGGGGCTCATGGGCGCCATCATCATGGGGGTAATGACCGCGACCTGCGGCGGGTTGGTGCGCGACCTCCTCTCCAACGAGATCCCGCTCATCCTGCAGCGCGAGATCTACGCCTCGGCCTGCGTGGTCGGAGGAGCCCTCTTCTTCTTTCTGCACCAGACCAGCCTCCCCTCCCAGGTGAACCTCACCGTCTCCGCCGCGACCGTGATCGCCATCCGCTGCACCGCCATCGTCAAGGGGTGGCAGCTGCCGCGCGGCCAGGCCCTCTAACCCATGCCCAAACAGAGTGCGGGGCTCATCATGTACCGCGTCGTCAACGGCGAACCGGAGCTTCTTCTGGTGCACCCGGGCGGGCCGTTCTGGGCCAAGAAGGATCTCGGTGCGTGGTCGATCCCCAAGGGGGAATACCTTCCGGGCGAGGATCCATTCCAGGTGGCCCGGCGCGAGTTCTACGAGGAAACGGGACTGACCCCGGAGGGGGAGTTCCAGGAGCTGGCCGAGATCAGGCAGGCGGGGGGCAAGCGGGTCAAGGCATGGCTCTTTGCCGGCGACTGCGATCCCGCCACCCTTACCAGCAACAGTTTCACCATGGAGTGGCCGCCCCGCTCGGGACGGCAGACAGAGTTTCCCGAGGTGGACCGCGCCTCCTGGTTCACGGTGGCACAGGCCCGAGAAAAAATCCTCCCCAGCCAACTATCGCTGATCGACCAAGTAACCACACTGCTGCGCAAGTCGGACCAGTAAACTCGCACGGACCTCTTCGTTTTTTCCCGCCACACTCCCTCCCTTTTCATCCGGCTCATCTTTCCAGCTAAACTTCAGCACCTTACCTGCCAACAGTAAACAGCCACACTGTTCCCCTACCTTTTTTGACTCTTCTGTACCCTACTTTTTTTATCGTATACATTTAAGTCCATGAATCTACTGGTCGATGGGGTAGAAAGCGTCGCTGCGAAGACAGAGCCGACCACAAGGGCAGGTGCGGCACGACTATGAATGAACCAGGGGGGAAAATGAAGATTCAGGACATGAAGATCGGTACGCGGCTTAGCGTTGGCTTCGGCATCATCCTGTTACTGCTCCTTGTCATCGGTACCATCAGCGTTTTCAGCATGCTCAAGATCGACCAGGGGC
Protein-coding sequences here:
- a CDS encoding response regulator, coding for MGNENQRPAKVLVMDDDEMVRFVAGETLKRYGFEVEFANDGAQAVDIYRERHEAGNGFAAVILDLNIPGGMGGQEAMKRLLEIDPAAKGYVSSGRTDDPVMMNYESFGFSGTIEKPYFYLNKQLMEDFSKTLRGTE
- a CDS encoding YkgJ family cysteine cluster protein, whose protein sequence is MTGLENYWALLARVDEICRRTSEAFSTHITCHAGCDACCRHLSIFSVEAAALRNALKELPPEQAELVRSKAREAREDSPCPLLHDGLCLLYQARPIICRTHGLPLLLLREGEKTVDFCPENFQGLPSIPGSAVLDLERLNMMLATINALYLQSFPGPERLTIAQALLAD
- a CDS encoding TIGR03905 family TSCPD domain-containing protein, whose amino-acid sequence is MKVSYNTSGSCASRIEIEIEDGVIVATKFVDGCAGNTQAVAALVRGMEVSEAIRRLKGIACQGDTSCPDQLARALEQSQCSTRPS
- a CDS encoding enoyl-ACP reductase FabI; the encoded protein is MGLLEGKKALIFGVANDKSIAWATAEAFHREGADVALAYAGEAVAKRVMPLAESIDCKLVLPCDVRSDEEIARLFADVREAWGGLDILVHSVAFANKEELKGSFLNTTREGFATALDISAYSLIAMAREAAPLMQGRDGSVIAMTYYGAQKVFPSYNVMGVAKAALEASVRYLAEAMGPEGTRVNAISAGPLRTLASAGIGGFGQIAGHVAEKAPLRRNISQEEVGNAALYLASPLASGVTGEIHFVDCGYNTIGL
- the hflX gene encoding GTPase HflX gives rise to the protein MKSSQVNRLERLYRRRVKPTEVISLELARELADISLEIRRQIGILVSRIGEIAYVVVGDERGIMIPALEDYPLGKRLLRGVRLVHTHLKGEVLSDDDLTDLSLLRLDLIAALQLTQNPDRFSIQTAALVPPDGGHLPYQVEPSVPFQKYDLEFKGFVETLEQTMERGLKEGKIVASSQERGILISVTQRPMEEAVDSIEELKELARTAGVGVLDTVIQRPKEFNPRYLLGEGKIREVVIKALQYGATMLVFDQELSPAQVRSISELTELKVIDRSQLILDIFARRATTLDGKVQVELAQLKYLMPRLSGRGVQMSRLMGGIGGRGPGETKLEIDRRRIRDRIAHLERELKELSNGRYQRRQKRVKAGIPIISIVGYTNAGKSTLLNTMTKSEVFTEDLLFATLDTSSRRLRFPLDREVIITDTVGFIRSLPKSLLGAFKATLEELKDADLLLHLVDCGHPRLEEHINQVNDILAELELSQKPTLLVFNKMDLLPDLKKSDPLAFMKVRQLTRKYGAITISASDRKTLEPLMKELQHRFWHDVEDYRAPGENHDEFEE
- a CDS encoding trimeric intracellular cation channel family protein, with the translated sequence MDQQAIIYALDLLGTVAFAASGALAGVRRGMDLLGIIVLGIVTATGGGVIRDVLLNDTPPFCFKNELYLYLAVAASVVVFLTPRSFERMNRAMLLLDALGLGTFLVIGTSKALQFNLGLMGAIIMGVMTATCGGLVRDLLSNEIPLILQREIYASACVVGGALFFFLHQTSLPSQVNLTVSAATVIAIRCTAIVKGWQLPRGQAL
- a CDS encoding NUDIX domain-containing protein, which gives rise to MPKQSAGLIMYRVVNGEPELLLVHPGGPFWAKKDLGAWSIPKGEYLPGEDPFQVARREFYEETGLTPEGEFQELAEIRQAGGKRVKAWLFAGDCDPATLTSNSFTMEWPPRSGRQTEFPEVDRASWFTVAQAREKILPSQLSLIDQVTTLLRKSDQ